One part of the Enterococcus sp. DIV1094 genome encodes these proteins:
- a CDS encoding SpaA isopeptide-forming pilin-related protein has protein sequence MRNKKATFFLNLLTSIILIIGQLGFLPLIGSSSEISPRIVGDDPGISISGPSIIESRQQVELNIHLASSAGGIDEDGKIQISIPHEIVQDESDLLNKLIIGEPFYLDDSSLTKDSQGDYVLTVFYDHTKISQTDAVGYTFTIKFIAPIFNVGDESIPDFVEFPVEFYKGNNLVSSDQLNSEVHRLNNSLPNLSKWSTRPKKIIDGNEVALMSLDKPASNIYAITVNYDQKSMKNVKLTDTIPEGTQLTDPDTYIPAVGDLTPYQHIRIAKVTSRKADGTPNEWKYVTSELSNKITVNNQGFTIDFGDVTTEDSYVVMYGEEILGNPTPAEFGVKNNHAAIYSNDSLVSSYDSAMALDESSYSGISLNKKVEQTTLADTEGILDYTLTLKSSSGSIPAGTVISDPLPDYTTYQTTVSKNDTKVSDAVYDSTTRKVSYTLLDTLEEGESLTIVFNAVYNNKDAQAGDKIINKASINYNGTSIYSNDAVTILDGSAYLTKIASENKNPLAGAVFKVVDSKGQTVLENLVSDSSGKVNTGLLPPGDYQFIETQAPENYAIDPTPVSFTVVSGQEVPVVLSKTNSLDTGGVVLTKTDDQSGEGLAGAVFELQDKEGKKLQSGLTTDASGKLAIDELAPGEYQLVETKAPTGYDLDKKPVSFTIEKGQTEAVEVTKTNHLTPGGVVLTKTDDQSGEGLAGAVFELQDKEGKKLQSGLTTDASGKLAIDELAPGEYQLVETKAPTGYDLDKKPVSFTIEKGQTEAVEVTKTNHLTPGGVVLTKTDDQSGEGLAGAVFELQDKEGKKLQSGLTTDASGKLAIDELAPGEYQLVETKAPTGYDLDKKPVSFTIEKGQTEAVEVTKTNTRKANSILLEKIDSQSGEKLANASFMIKDQKGKIVQKNLKTDSSGHLSIEGLPEGSYELIETKAPEGYILDDRPIAFNISKRNESVELTKENDPKKVNQKTDESFPKTGEQRQPLLVLFGVLILILFFGFLTYIVINKKKKR, from the coding sequence TTGAGGAATAAAAAGGCTACATTTTTTTTAAATCTATTAACTAGTATTATCTTGATAATCGGTCAACTTGGATTCTTACCGTTGATTGGAAGTTCATCGGAAATCAGTCCAAGAATTGTTGGAGATGATCCAGGAATTTCTATCAGTGGTCCTAGTATTATTGAGTCACGGCAACAAGTTGAATTAAATATTCATTTAGCTTCTTCAGCAGGCGGAATCGACGAGGATGGGAAAATACAAATCTCGATTCCCCATGAAATTGTTCAAGATGAAAGTGATCTTTTAAATAAACTGATTATCGGTGAGCCATTCTATTTAGATGATTCTTCCTTGACCAAGGATAGTCAGGGAGATTACGTCTTGACGGTGTTTTATGATCATACCAAGATATCTCAAACAGATGCTGTAGGCTATACATTTACGATTAAATTTATTGCTCCGATTTTTAATGTTGGGGATGAAAGTATTCCTGATTTTGTCGAATTTCCTGTTGAATTTTATAAGGGGAATAACTTAGTCAGCAGCGATCAGCTGAATTCCGAAGTACATCGACTAAATAATAGCTTACCTAATCTTTCAAAGTGGAGTACGAGGCCCAAGAAAATAATTGATGGAAATGAAGTTGCACTAATGAGCCTAGATAAACCTGCATCAAATATCTATGCAATAACAGTCAATTATGACCAAAAATCTATGAAAAATGTTAAGCTTACGGATACCATACCAGAAGGGACTCAGTTAACCGATCCAGATACTTATATACCCGCAGTTGGGGATCTAACACCCTATCAACATATAAGAATTGCTAAAGTAACTTCTAGAAAGGCAGATGGTACCCCAAATGAGTGGAAGTATGTAACGAGTGAATTATCTAACAAAATAACTGTGAATAATCAAGGATTTACCATTGATTTCGGCGATGTTACAACTGAAGACAGTTACGTTGTCATGTATGGGGAAGAAATACTAGGGAATCCAACACCGGCAGAATTTGGTGTGAAAAATAATCATGCAGCAATCTATTCAAATGATTCGCTTGTTTCAAGTTATGACTCAGCAATGGCTTTGGACGAATCAAGTTACAGTGGTATTTCTTTAAATAAAAAAGTGGAACAAACTACGCTAGCAGATACAGAAGGGATTTTGGATTATACATTGACTTTGAAAAGTTCAAGCGGTAGTATCCCAGCTGGAACTGTGATAAGTGATCCACTTCCAGACTACACAACCTATCAAACAACTGTTTCAAAAAACGATACAAAAGTATCGGATGCTGTGTATGATTCTACAACTAGAAAAGTTTCTTATACCTTATTAGATACTTTAGAAGAAGGTGAAAGCTTAACTATCGTATTTAATGCAGTTTATAATAATAAAGATGCACAAGCTGGGGATAAAATTATCAATAAGGCGTCAATCAACTATAATGGTACGAGTATATATAGTAATGATGCTGTGACGATATTAGATGGAAGCGCGTATCTAACTAAAATAGCTTCTGAAAATAAAAATCCATTAGCTGGGGCCGTTTTCAAAGTAGTAGATAGTAAGGGGCAGACTGTACTTGAAAATCTAGTATCTGATTCAAGTGGAAAAGTTAATACAGGTTTACTTCCGCCAGGTGATTATCAGTTTATCGAAACCCAAGCGCCAGAAAATTATGCGATCGATCCAACACCTGTTTCATTTACAGTCGTCTCTGGACAAGAAGTTCCTGTAGTGTTATCTAAAACCAATTCCTTAGATACAGGAGGAGTGGTTCTCACGAAAACGGATGATCAAAGCGGAGAAGGTCTAGCTGGCGCAGTCTTCGAGTTACAAGATAAAGAAGGGAAGAAACTGCAAAGTGGATTGACGACTGATGCAAGTGGGAAACTAGCAATCGATGAGTTAGCGCCAGGTGAATATCAGTTGGTAGAAACAAAAGCGCCAACCGGTTATGACCTAGACAAGAAACCAGTCAGCTTCACGATAGAAAAAGGGCAAACCGAAGCGGTAGAAGTAACGAAAACGAACCACTTAACTCCAGGAGGAGTGGTTCTCACGAAAACGGATGATCAAAGCGGAGAAGGTCTAGCTGGCGCAGTCTTCGAGTTACAAGACAAAGAAGGGAAGAAACTGCAAAGTGGATTGACGACTGATGCAAGTGGGAAACTAGCAATCGATGAGTTAGCGCCAGGTGAATATCAGTTGGTAGAAACAAAAGCGCCAACCGGTTATGACCTAGACAAGAAACCAGTCAGCTTCACGATAGAAAAAGGGCAAACCGAAGCGGTAGAAGTAACGAAAACGAACCACTTAACTCCAGGAGGAGTGGTTCTCACGAAAACGGATGATCAAAGCGGAGAAGGTCTAGCTGGCGCAGTCTTCGAGTTACAAGATAAAGAAGGGAAGAAACTGCAAAGTGGATTGACGACTGATGCAAGTGGGAAACTAGCAATCGATGAGTTAGCGCCAGGTGAATATCAGTTGGTAGAAACAAAAGCGCCAACCGGTTATGACCTAGACAAGAAACCAGTCAGCTTCACGATAGAAAAAGGGCAAACCGAAGCGGTAGAAGTAACGAAAACGAATACACGTAAAGCTAACAGTATTTTGCTAGAAAAAATAGACAGCCAATCTGGTGAAAAATTGGCTAATGCCTCATTTATGATTAAAGATCAAAAAGGGAAAATAGTTCAAAAAAATTTAAAAACTGATTCATCTGGACATCTATCAATTGAAGGTTTACCTGAAGGTAGTTACGAATTGATTGAGACGAAAGCACCAGAAGGTTATATTTTAGATGATCGTCCGATAGCTTTTAATATCTCAAAAAGAAACGAATCAGTTGAACTAACAAAAGAAAATGATCCGAAAAAAGTAAATCAAAAGACGGATGAAAGCTTTCCTAAAACTGGTGAACAAAGACAACCTTTACTCGTTTTATTTGGAGTGCTTATCCTCATTTTATTCTTTGGATTCCTAACGTATATAGTTATCAATAAAAAGAAAAAACGGTGA
- the wecB gene encoding non-hydrolyzing UDP-N-acetylglucosamine 2-epimerase: MSKIKVMSIFGTRPEAIKMIPLIKKLEKDARFTSIVVITAQHREMLDQVLQYFNIVPDYDLDVMESNQTLTSITTKILEKLTPILVTEKPDIVLVHGDTTTTYASALAAFYQQIKIGHVEAGLRTWNKRSPYPEEANRQLTDILSDLYFAPTERSKENLEKENHSLDRIYITGNTAIDTMKYTIKEKYSHPYLPELKENRKMIVVTMHRRENLGEPMENVCRAIHRVASSYPNIEFVFPMHRNPKVREKVVKILGDLPNIHLIEPLDVVDFHNFIARSYMILTDSGGVQEEAPSLGVPVLVLRDTTERPEGVAANTLKLVGTNEENVYREIKNLIENEIDHKKMAQASNPYGDGRASERIIEAIANEFHHLNQGISGDF; this comes from the coding sequence ATGTCAAAAATAAAAGTAATGTCTATATTTGGTACTCGGCCTGAAGCAATCAAGATGATTCCGTTAATAAAAAAATTAGAAAAAGATGCTCGCTTTACATCAATAGTCGTCATAACAGCACAACACCGTGAAATGTTAGATCAAGTATTGCAATATTTTAATATTGTACCGGATTATGACTTGGATGTCATGGAAAGTAATCAAACTTTGACAAGTATCACTACAAAAATATTAGAAAAGTTGACACCTATTTTGGTAACAGAAAAACCAGATATCGTCTTGGTACATGGGGATACTACGACAACTTATGCGAGTGCATTAGCTGCTTTTTATCAACAAATCAAAATTGGGCACGTAGAAGCTGGTCTTCGAACATGGAATAAACGTTCACCATATCCGGAGGAAGCAAATCGACAATTGACTGATATTCTAAGCGATCTTTACTTTGCGCCGACAGAAAGAAGTAAGGAAAATTTGGAAAAGGAAAACCACTCTCTTGATAGAATCTATATCACTGGAAATACAGCAATTGATACGATGAAATATACAATCAAGGAAAAATATAGTCATCCCTATCTACCAGAACTGAAAGAGAATAGAAAAATGATTGTAGTGACTATGCATCGAAGAGAAAACCTCGGAGAGCCAATGGAGAATGTGTGTCGGGCAATTCATAGGGTTGCTTCTTCCTATCCGAATATTGAATTTGTTTTTCCGATGCATCGCAATCCTAAGGTTAGAGAAAAAGTAGTAAAGATACTAGGTGATTTGCCTAACATTCATTTGATTGAACCGTTAGATGTCGTGGATTTTCATAATTTTATTGCCCGTAGTTATATGATCTTGACAGACTCGGGTGGGGTGCAAGAAGAAGCCCCATCATTGGGGGTACCAGTTCTAGTTTTACGTGACACGACAGAAAGACCAGAAGGCGTAGCTGCGAATACTCTTAAACTTGTCGGCACGAATGAAGAAAACGTGTATCGTGAAATAAAAAACTTGATCGAAAATGAAATTGATCATAAAAAAATGGCACAGGCGTCTAATCCTTATGGAGATGGAAGAGCAAGTGAACGAATCATAGAAGCAATTGCAAATGAGTTTCATCATTTAAATCAAGGCATCAGTGGAGATTTTTAA